In Malus sylvestris chromosome 15, drMalSylv7.2, whole genome shotgun sequence, a single genomic region encodes these proteins:
- the LOC126604172 gene encoding mitogen-activated protein kinase homolog NTF3-like, whose protein sequence is MATQVEPNGIGSQGKHYYSMWQTLFEIDTKYVPIKPIGRGAYGIVCSSVNRETNEKVAIKKINNAFENRIDALRTLRELKLLQHLRHENVIALKDVMMPIQRKSFKDVYLVYELMDTDLHQIIKSSQPLSNDHCQYFLFQLLRGLKYLHSANILHRDLKPGNLLVNANCDLKICDFGLARTSTGKGQFMTEYVVTRWYRAPELLLCCDNYGTSIDVWSVGCIFAELLGRKPIFPGTECLNQLKLIINILGSQREEDLQFIDNLKAKKYIKSLPYSMGTPFTRLYPDAHPLAIDLLQKMLVFDPSKRISVAEALQHPYMSPLYDPNNNPSAEVPIDLDIDEDLGEETIREMMWREMLLYHPEAATGNAAVFS, encoded by the exons ATGGCGACGCAAGTGGAGCCGAACGGGATCGGGTCGCAAGGGAAGCATTACTACTCGATGTGGCAGACGCTGTTTGAGATCGACACCAAGTACGTGCCGATCAAGCCGATCGGGCGGGGAGCGTACGGCATCGTTTGCTCGTCGGTGAACAGGGAGACGAACGAGAAGGTGGCGATCAAGAAGATCAACAATGCGTTCGAGAACCGAATCGACGCACTGCGGACGCTGCGGGAGCTGAAGCTGCTGCAGCACCTCCGGCACGAGAATGTGATTGCTTTGAAGGATGTGATGATGCCGATTCAGAGGAAGAGCTTTAAAGATGTTTACTTGGTGTATGAGCTCATGGATACGGATCTCCACCAGATTATTAAGTCTTCGCAACCGCTTTCGAATGATCACTGCCAGTATTTCCTCTTTCAG CTGCTTCGAGGCCTAAAGTATCTTCATTCTGCAAACATTCTCCATCGTGATTTGAAGCCTGGGAACCTTCTTGTCAATGCAAACTGTGACTTAAAAATATGTGATTTTGGGCTAGCTCGTACCAGCACAGGAAAGGGGCAGTTTATGACTGAGTATGTTGTCACTCGTTGGTACCGTGCCCCTGAGCTCCTGCTCTGCTGTGACAACTATGGAACGTCGATTGATGTGTGGTCTGTTGGGTGCATCTTTGCTGAGCTTCTTGGCCGGAAACCTATCTTCCCTGGTACAGAATGCCTCAACCAGCTCAAACTCATAATTAACATCCTTGGAAGCCAGAGGGAGGAGGATCTCCAATTTATAGACAATCTGAAGGCGAAGAAATACATAAAATCGTTGCCATATTCTATGGGGACCCCCTTTACCCGCCTTTACCCTGATGCTCATCCTCTGGCAATTGATCTACTGCAAAAGATGCTTGTCTTTGATCCATCAAAGAGGATTAGCGTCGCTGAAGCACTCCAACACCCCTACATGTCCCCATTGTATGATCCCAATAATAACCCTTCAGCCGAGGTACCTATTGATCTTGACATAGACGAGGATTTAGGAGAAGAGACGATAAGGGAGATGATGTGGAGGGAAATGCTTCTTTACCATCCAGAAGCTGCTACAGGCAATGCCGCAGTGTTTTCTTGA
- the LOC126604522 gene encoding AP-4 complex subunit mu-like isoform X2 codes for MISQFFVLSQRGDNIVFRDYRGEVPKGSAEIFFRKVNFWKDDGDGDAPPVFNADGVNYFHVKDAGLLFVATTRVNLSPSLVLELLRRISRVVKDYLGVLSEESLRKNFVLVYELLDQIIDFGYVQTTSTELLKSYVFNEPVVVDPAQFLPLGSAGIFTAKRMPVTTIAKSVVANERGGRKREEIFVDVIEKMSVTFSSSGYILTSEIDGTIQLKSYLTGNPEIRLALNEEVSIGRGGGSAYDYGLGTGAVILDDCNFHESVHLDSFDVDRTLSLVPTDGEFPVMNYRITQEFKPPFRINSLIEEAGPLKAEVITKVRADFPSSIIADKILVQIPLPPYTTRVSFELEPGAVGNTTDFKEANKRIEWGLKKEILPKKLDLLA; via the exons ATGATCTCTCAGTTCTTCGTTCTCTCGCAGAGAGGCGACAACATCGTCTTCCGCGACT ATCGCGGCGAAGTGCCGAAGGGAAGCGCCGAGATTTTCTTCCGGAAAGTGAATTTCTGGAAGGACGACGGCGACGGCGACGCGCCACCTGTCTTT AACGCGGACGGTGTAAATTACTTTCATGTGAAAGATGCTGGGTTGTTATTTGTTGCAACGACGAGAGTGAATCTGTCGCCTTCTCTTGTTTTGGAACTTTTGAGAAGGATTTCTAGAGTCGTTAAAGATTACCTCGGGGTCCTTAGCGAAGAATCGCTGCGAAAAAACTTTGTGCTTGTGTACGAGTTGCTGGACCAAATCATT GATTTCGGTTATGTGCAAACTACTTCGACTGAGCTTTTGAAGTCATATGTGTTCAATGAGCCGGTTGTGGTTGATCCTGCGCAGTTTCTGCCTCTGGGTTCTGCTGGAATTTTTACG GCCAAAAGAATGCCAGTAACTACAATCGCAAAATCTGTTGTTGCAAATGAGCGTGGAGgtagaaagagagaggaaattTTTGTGGACGTAATTGAAAAAATGAGTGTTACATTCAGTTCCAGT GGATATATACTTACTTCTGAGATTGATGGTACCATCCAATTGAAGAGTTATCTCACAGGCAATCCAGAAATTCGACTGGCTCTTAATGAGGAAGTGAGTATTGGAAGAGGTGGAGGGTCAGCCTATG ATTATGGTTTAGGAACAGGGGCTGTTATACTGGACGATTGTAATTTCCATGAATCTGTACATCTCGATAGTTTCGATGTTGACAGAACACTTTCATTG GTACCAACAGATGGTGAGTTTCCAGTCATGAATTACCGCATCACTCAGGAGTTCAAGCCTCCCTTTCGTATTAATTCGTTAATTGAAGAAGCAGGACCGCTTAAG GCTGAAGTGATTACTAAAGTGCGTGCTGATTTCCCCTCAAGCATTATTGCAGATAAAATCCTTGTGCAGATTCCGCTGCCACCATATACAACTAG GGTTAGTTTTGAGTTGGAACCTGGAGCAGTTGGAAACACAACTGATTTTAAGGAAGCAAACAAAAGAATTGAATGGGGTTTAAAGAAG GAAATATTACCAAAGAAGCTGGACCTGTTAGCATGA
- the LOC126604522 gene encoding AP-4 complex subunit mu-like isoform X4 has product MISQFFVLSQRGDNIVFRDYRGEVPKGSAEIFFRKVNFWKDDGDGDAPPVFDFGYVQTTSTELLKSYVFNEPVVVDPAQFLPLGSAGIFTAKRMPVTTIAKSVVANERGGRKREEIFVDVIEKMSVTFSSSGYILTSEIDGTIQLKSYLTGNPEIRLALNEEVSIGRGGGSAYDYGLGTGAVILDDCNFHESVHLDSFDVDRTLSLVPTDGEFPVMNYRITQEFKPPFRINSLIEEAGPLKAEVITKVRADFPSSIIADKILVQIPLPPYTTRVSFELEPGAVGNTTDFKEANKRIEWGLKKIVGGSEHTLHAKLTFSQESHGNITKEAGPVSMTFTIPMFNSSRLQVKYLHITKKSKSYNPYRWVRYVTHSNSYVARL; this is encoded by the exons ATGATCTCTCAGTTCTTCGTTCTCTCGCAGAGAGGCGACAACATCGTCTTCCGCGACT ATCGCGGCGAAGTGCCGAAGGGAAGCGCCGAGATTTTCTTCCGGAAAGTGAATTTCTGGAAGGACGACGGCGACGGCGACGCGCCACCTGTCTTT GATTTCGGTTATGTGCAAACTACTTCGACTGAGCTTTTGAAGTCATATGTGTTCAATGAGCCGGTTGTGGTTGATCCTGCGCAGTTTCTGCCTCTGGGTTCTGCTGGAATTTTTACG GCCAAAAGAATGCCAGTAACTACAATCGCAAAATCTGTTGTTGCAAATGAGCGTGGAGgtagaaagagagaggaaattTTTGTGGACGTAATTGAAAAAATGAGTGTTACATTCAGTTCCAGT GGATATATACTTACTTCTGAGATTGATGGTACCATCCAATTGAAGAGTTATCTCACAGGCAATCCAGAAATTCGACTGGCTCTTAATGAGGAAGTGAGTATTGGAAGAGGTGGAGGGTCAGCCTATG ATTATGGTTTAGGAACAGGGGCTGTTATACTGGACGATTGTAATTTCCATGAATCTGTACATCTCGATAGTTTCGATGTTGACAGAACACTTTCATTG GTACCAACAGATGGTGAGTTTCCAGTCATGAATTACCGCATCACTCAGGAGTTCAAGCCTCCCTTTCGTATTAATTCGTTAATTGAAGAAGCAGGACCGCTTAAG GCTGAAGTGATTACTAAAGTGCGTGCTGATTTCCCCTCAAGCATTATTGCAGATAAAATCCTTGTGCAGATTCCGCTGCCACCATATACAACTAG GGTTAGTTTTGAGTTGGAACCTGGAGCAGTTGGAAACACAACTGATTTTAAGGAAGCAAACAAAAGAATTGAATGGGGTTTAAAGAAG ATTGTTGGTGGATCTGAACATACATTACATGCAAAGCTGACATTTTCACAAGAATCACATG GAAATATTACCAAAGAAGCTGGACCTGTTAGCATGACCTTCACAATACCCATGTTCAATTCTTCAAGGCTTCAG GTAAAATACTTGCATATAACAAAGAAGTCGAAGAGCTACAACCCATATCGATGGGTGAGATATGTTACACACTCAAATTCCTACGTCGCCCGGTTGTAA
- the LOC126604522 gene encoding AP-4 complex subunit mu-like isoform X3 codes for MISQFFVLSQRGDNIVFRDYRGEVPKGSAEIFFRKVNFWKDDGDGDAPPVFNADGVNYFHVKDAGLLFVATTRVNLSPSLVLELLRRISRVVKDYLGVLSEESLRKNFVLVYELLDQIIDFGYVQTTSTELLKSYVFNEPVVVDPAQFLPLGSAGIFTAKRMPVTTIAKSVVANERGGRKREEIFVDVIEKMSVTFSSSGYILTSEIDGTIQLKSYLTGNPEIRLALNEEVSIGRGGGSAYDYGLGTGAVILDDCNFHESVHLDSFDVDRTLSLVPTDGEFPVMNYRITQEFKPPFRINSLIEEAGPLKAEVITKVRADFPSSIIADKILVQIPLPPYTTRVSFELEPGAVGNTTDFKEANKRIEWGLKKVPCIVDCWWI; via the exons ATGATCTCTCAGTTCTTCGTTCTCTCGCAGAGAGGCGACAACATCGTCTTCCGCGACT ATCGCGGCGAAGTGCCGAAGGGAAGCGCCGAGATTTTCTTCCGGAAAGTGAATTTCTGGAAGGACGACGGCGACGGCGACGCGCCACCTGTCTTT AACGCGGACGGTGTAAATTACTTTCATGTGAAAGATGCTGGGTTGTTATTTGTTGCAACGACGAGAGTGAATCTGTCGCCTTCTCTTGTTTTGGAACTTTTGAGAAGGATTTCTAGAGTCGTTAAAGATTACCTCGGGGTCCTTAGCGAAGAATCGCTGCGAAAAAACTTTGTGCTTGTGTACGAGTTGCTGGACCAAATCATT GATTTCGGTTATGTGCAAACTACTTCGACTGAGCTTTTGAAGTCATATGTGTTCAATGAGCCGGTTGTGGTTGATCCTGCGCAGTTTCTGCCTCTGGGTTCTGCTGGAATTTTTACG GCCAAAAGAATGCCAGTAACTACAATCGCAAAATCTGTTGTTGCAAATGAGCGTGGAGgtagaaagagagaggaaattTTTGTGGACGTAATTGAAAAAATGAGTGTTACATTCAGTTCCAGT GGATATATACTTACTTCTGAGATTGATGGTACCATCCAATTGAAGAGTTATCTCACAGGCAATCCAGAAATTCGACTGGCTCTTAATGAGGAAGTGAGTATTGGAAGAGGTGGAGGGTCAGCCTATG ATTATGGTTTAGGAACAGGGGCTGTTATACTGGACGATTGTAATTTCCATGAATCTGTACATCTCGATAGTTTCGATGTTGACAGAACACTTTCATTG GTACCAACAGATGGTGAGTTTCCAGTCATGAATTACCGCATCACTCAGGAGTTCAAGCCTCCCTTTCGTATTAATTCGTTAATTGAAGAAGCAGGACCGCTTAAG GCTGAAGTGATTACTAAAGTGCGTGCTGATTTCCCCTCAAGCATTATTGCAGATAAAATCCTTGTGCAGATTCCGCTGCCACCATATACAACTAG GGTTAGTTTTGAGTTGGAACCTGGAGCAGTTGGAAACACAACTGATTTTAAGGAAGCAAACAAAAGAATTGAATGGGGTTTAAAGAAG GTGCCTTGCATTGTAGATTGTTGGTGGATCTGA
- the LOC126604522 gene encoding AP-4 complex subunit mu-like isoform X1 gives MISQFFVLSQRGDNIVFRDYRGEVPKGSAEIFFRKVNFWKDDGDGDAPPVFNADGVNYFHVKDAGLLFVATTRVNLSPSLVLELLRRISRVVKDYLGVLSEESLRKNFVLVYELLDQIIDFGYVQTTSTELLKSYVFNEPVVVDPAQFLPLGSAGIFTAKRMPVTTIAKSVVANERGGRKREEIFVDVIEKMSVTFSSSGYILTSEIDGTIQLKSYLTGNPEIRLALNEEVSIGRGGGSAYDYGLGTGAVILDDCNFHESVHLDSFDVDRTLSLVPTDGEFPVMNYRITQEFKPPFRINSLIEEAGPLKAEVITKVRADFPSSIIADKILVQIPLPPYTTRVSFELEPGAVGNTTDFKEANKRIEWGLKKIVGGSEHTLHAKLTFSQESHGNITKEAGPVSMTFTIPMFNSSRLQVKYLHITKKSKSYNPYRWVRYVTHSNSYVARL, from the exons ATGATCTCTCAGTTCTTCGTTCTCTCGCAGAGAGGCGACAACATCGTCTTCCGCGACT ATCGCGGCGAAGTGCCGAAGGGAAGCGCCGAGATTTTCTTCCGGAAAGTGAATTTCTGGAAGGACGACGGCGACGGCGACGCGCCACCTGTCTTT AACGCGGACGGTGTAAATTACTTTCATGTGAAAGATGCTGGGTTGTTATTTGTTGCAACGACGAGAGTGAATCTGTCGCCTTCTCTTGTTTTGGAACTTTTGAGAAGGATTTCTAGAGTCGTTAAAGATTACCTCGGGGTCCTTAGCGAAGAATCGCTGCGAAAAAACTTTGTGCTTGTGTACGAGTTGCTGGACCAAATCATT GATTTCGGTTATGTGCAAACTACTTCGACTGAGCTTTTGAAGTCATATGTGTTCAATGAGCCGGTTGTGGTTGATCCTGCGCAGTTTCTGCCTCTGGGTTCTGCTGGAATTTTTACG GCCAAAAGAATGCCAGTAACTACAATCGCAAAATCTGTTGTTGCAAATGAGCGTGGAGgtagaaagagagaggaaattTTTGTGGACGTAATTGAAAAAATGAGTGTTACATTCAGTTCCAGT GGATATATACTTACTTCTGAGATTGATGGTACCATCCAATTGAAGAGTTATCTCACAGGCAATCCAGAAATTCGACTGGCTCTTAATGAGGAAGTGAGTATTGGAAGAGGTGGAGGGTCAGCCTATG ATTATGGTTTAGGAACAGGGGCTGTTATACTGGACGATTGTAATTTCCATGAATCTGTACATCTCGATAGTTTCGATGTTGACAGAACACTTTCATTG GTACCAACAGATGGTGAGTTTCCAGTCATGAATTACCGCATCACTCAGGAGTTCAAGCCTCCCTTTCGTATTAATTCGTTAATTGAAGAAGCAGGACCGCTTAAG GCTGAAGTGATTACTAAAGTGCGTGCTGATTTCCCCTCAAGCATTATTGCAGATAAAATCCTTGTGCAGATTCCGCTGCCACCATATACAACTAG GGTTAGTTTTGAGTTGGAACCTGGAGCAGTTGGAAACACAACTGATTTTAAGGAAGCAAACAAAAGAATTGAATGGGGTTTAAAGAAG ATTGTTGGTGGATCTGAACATACATTACATGCAAAGCTGACATTTTCACAAGAATCACATG GAAATATTACCAAAGAAGCTGGACCTGTTAGCATGACCTTCACAATACCCATGTTCAATTCTTCAAGGCTTCAG GTAAAATACTTGCATATAACAAAGAAGTCGAAGAGCTACAACCCATATCGATGGGTGAGATATGTTACACACTCAAATTCCTACGTCGCCCGGTTGTAA